A stretch of the Actinomycetes bacterium genome encodes the following:
- a CDS encoding ATP-dependent RecD-like DNA helicase, translating into MNTGSVPPATLDAVLERITYANQETGYTVARVATDRSGDLLTVVGPLLGAQPGERLRLRGRWRSHPQYGRQFEVEAYQTMLPATVQGIRRYLGSGLIKGIGPKMAERIVDHFGQATLRVIEQEPGRLVEVAGLGPKRTAMITAAWEEQKAIKEVMVFLQGVGVSTSLAVRIYKSYRDDAIQVVRREPYRLATDVWGIGFKTADTIAQRLGIP; encoded by the coding sequence GTGAACACCGGTTCGGTCCCGCCCGCGACCCTGGACGCGGTGCTTGAGCGCATCACCTACGCCAACCAGGAGACCGGCTACACCGTCGCCCGGGTGGCCACCGACCGTTCCGGCGATCTTCTTACCGTGGTTGGCCCCCTGCTTGGGGCGCAGCCGGGTGAGCGCCTGCGCCTGCGGGGCCGCTGGCGCAGCCACCCCCAGTACGGCCGCCAGTTCGAGGTCGAGGCCTACCAGACGATGCTGCCCGCCACCGTCCAGGGGATCCGCCGCTACCTCGGCTCGGGGCTGATCAAGGGGATCGGCCCCAAGATGGCCGAACGGATCGTCGACCACTTCGGCCAGGCCACCCTGCGGGTGATCGAGCAGGAGCCCGGCAGGCTGGTCGAGGTGGCGGGGCTTGGCCCCAAACGCACCGCGATGATCACCGCTGCGTGGGAGGAGCAAAAGGCCATCAAGGAGGTGATGGTCTTCCTGCAGGGCGTCGGCGTGTCGACCTCGCTGGCGGTGCGCATCTACAAGAGCTACCGGGACGACGCGATCCAGGTCGTCCGGCGGGAGCCGTACCGGCTCGCCACCGACGTGTGGGGCATCGGCTTCAAGACCGCCGACACGATCGCCCAGCGCCTGGGGATCCCCCA